In Niallia sp. FSL W8-0635, one genomic interval encodes:
- a CDS encoding glycogen/starch/alpha-glucan phosphorylase — protein sequence MFSNKERFKRYFLQRLEMTYGKTFEDTTSSDHFQTLGHMIREYVSSNWIQTNEQSRKKNGKEVYYLSIEFLLGRLLHNNLINLGIDQIVIDGLAELGIDFFEVEEIEHDAGLGNGGLGRLAACFLDSLATLDLPGHGCGIRYKHGLFEQRIVDGYQIELPEQWLKQGQVWEVRKEDLAVDIYFWGNIDMYERDGKLQFRHLNAETVTAVPHDVPVIGYHTTTVNTLRLWNAEPSSLIAKDVKDIMRYKRETESISGFLYPDDSNDEGKILRLKQQYFLVSASLQSIVRNYKQQHKNISEMHHYISIHVNDTHPVLAIPELMRILMDVEGLGWDEAWNITTETISYTNHTTLSEALEQWPIYIFQPLLPRIYMIINEINERFCKELWEKYPGDFPKIEKMAIIADGMIKMAHLALVGSHSVNGVAEIHTEILKKREMANFYAFYPEKFNNKTNGITHRRWLIKANPKLTNLISQTIGDKWIDEPSYLRGLLDYQKDVNFKENLARIKQDNKEILAKIIKEKNGILVDPSSIFDVQVKRLHAYKRQLLNILHIMSLYNKLREDPSIDMEPRTFIFGAKASPGYYYAKKIIKLINSVAQKVNNDKRIQNKLKVVFLENYRVSLAEHIFPAADISEQISTASKEASGTGNMKFMMNGALTVGTLDGANIEMHDLVGDDNIFIFGMNSDQVLELYQNGGYSSREYFYHDDRIHEVVNQLKNGFYDHPSNEFDPIFDSLLIENDQFFVLKDFHSYAKIHEEVNQAFKNKQEWLQKSIVNIAMSGHFSSDRTIKQYADDIWHIKPYS from the coding sequence ATGTTTTCTAACAAGGAACGATTTAAGAGGTATTTTTTACAAAGGCTTGAGATGACTTATGGAAAAACCTTTGAAGATACAACAAGTAGTGATCATTTTCAAACATTAGGTCACATGATTAGAGAGTATGTAAGCTCGAATTGGATTCAGACAAATGAGCAAAGTCGTAAAAAAAATGGGAAAGAGGTTTACTATCTTTCGATTGAGTTTTTATTAGGAAGATTGCTTCATAATAACCTAATTAATTTAGGTATTGATCAAATAGTAATAGACGGCTTAGCGGAACTCGGAATTGATTTTTTTGAAGTGGAAGAAATAGAACATGATGCTGGACTTGGAAATGGCGGGTTAGGAAGGCTTGCGGCATGTTTTTTGGATTCTCTTGCCACATTAGACTTGCCAGGACATGGTTGTGGAATTCGATATAAGCATGGATTATTCGAACAGCGAATTGTTGATGGATATCAAATCGAGTTGCCAGAACAATGGCTAAAGCAAGGACAGGTTTGGGAAGTTAGAAAAGAGGATTTAGCAGTAGATATTTATTTCTGGGGAAATATTGATATGTATGAGAGGGATGGAAAGTTACAGTTTCGACATTTAAATGCCGAAACTGTAACAGCAGTTCCGCATGATGTACCTGTAATTGGCTACCATACGACAACGGTAAATACATTGAGGTTATGGAACGCGGAGCCGTCTTCTTTAATAGCGAAAGATGTAAAAGATATAATGCGTTATAAAAGAGAAACAGAATCAATATCAGGATTTTTGTATCCAGACGATTCCAATGATGAAGGGAAAATTTTACGATTAAAACAACAATATTTTTTAGTATCTGCTAGCCTTCAATCCATTGTTCGCAATTATAAACAGCAACATAAAAATATTAGTGAAATGCATCACTATATAAGTATTCATGTGAATGATACACATCCAGTATTGGCAATTCCTGAGTTAATGAGAATATTAATGGATGTTGAGGGATTAGGATGGGATGAAGCATGGAATATAACTACGGAAACTATCTCTTACACAAATCACACCACATTATCTGAAGCCCTAGAGCAATGGCCAATCTATATTTTCCAGCCCTTATTACCAAGGATTTATATGATAATTAATGAAATAAATGAGCGCTTTTGTAAGGAATTATGGGAAAAGTACCCTGGTGATTTTCCGAAAATTGAGAAAATGGCAATAATTGCAGATGGTATGATTAAGATGGCTCATTTAGCGCTAGTGGGTAGCCATAGTGTAAACGGAGTAGCAGAAATTCATACGGAAATTTTAAAGAAACGAGAAATGGCTAATTTCTATGCGTTTTATCCAGAAAAGTTTAACAACAAAACGAATGGTATTACTCATAGACGATGGTTAATAAAAGCAAATCCAAAGCTTACCAATCTAATTTCTCAAACCATTGGCGATAAATGGATTGATGAGCCATCGTATTTAAGGGGACTACTTGATTATCAGAAAGATGTTAATTTCAAAGAAAATCTTGCAAGAATAAAGCAAGACAATAAAGAAATACTAGCAAAGATAATTAAGGAGAAAAATGGTATCCTTGTAGATCCATCGTCAATTTTCGATGTTCAAGTAAAAAGATTACATGCATATAAGAGGCAATTATTAAATATCTTGCACATCATGTCCCTCTATAACAAGCTGAGAGAAGATCCATCTATTGATATGGAGCCAAGAACATTTATATTCGGAGCAAAAGCATCTCCAGGATATTATTATGCGAAAAAAATTATCAAGTTAATTAATTCTGTTGCTCAAAAGGTTAACAATGATAAAAGGATTCAAAATAAATTGAAGGTTGTATTTCTGGAAAATTATCGTGTATCTTTAGCAGAGCATATTTTTCCAGCAGCTGATATTAGTGAACAAATTTCAACAGCAAGTAAAGAGGCTTCAGGTACCGGTAATATGAAATTCATGATGAATGGTGCACTTACTGTTGGAACGCTAGATGGAGCAAATATTGAAATGCATGATTTAGTTGGAGACGATAATATATTTATCTTTGGAATGAATTCAGATCAAGTATTAGAATTATATCAAAATGGTGGCTATAGTTCACGGGAGTATTTTTATCATGACGATAGAATACATGAAGTAGTCAATCAATTGAAAAATGGCTTCTATGATCATCCATCTAATGAATTTGATCCAATTTTTGATTCCTTGCTTATAGAGAATGATCAGTTTTTTGTATTAAAAGATTTTCATTCTTATGCAAAAATTCATGAAGAGGTTAATCAAGCATTTAAGAATAAGCAAGAGTGGCTACAAAAAAGCATTGTGAATATTGCTATGTCAGGGCATTTTTCTAGCGATCGAACAATAAAACAATACGCAGATGATATTTGGCATATAAAACCCTATTCATAA
- a CDS encoding TraR/DksA C4-type zinc finger protein: MLSTEQINHLKRELEERKADILNRIDRYVSEENARESVGELSNYDNHPADMGTELYEREKDFALEQHDQSELDSINNALKAIEDGSYGVCKVSGKEIPYERLEAIPTALTLKEYSHDQFIASDRPVEEDVLELAHGNQYRHYDTGDVRDYEDSFQEVARYGTSETPSDLRGDFEDYGSLYDRESDDEGFTEDYETFVATNIDGSERTVYRTKVHEKYEQALDDEGIEAPFGDVPYHETDGYTEDTDEEEE; the protein is encoded by the coding sequence TTGTTATCAACCGAACAAATAAATCATTTGAAACGAGAGCTTGAAGAAAGAAAAGCGGATATATTGAATCGAATTGATAGATACGTAAGTGAAGAAAATGCGAGGGAATCTGTTGGAGAATTGTCTAATTATGATAATCATCCGGCAGATATGGGAACAGAGTTATATGAAAGAGAAAAAGACTTTGCGCTAGAACAACACGATCAATCGGAGTTAGATAGCATTAATAATGCCTTGAAGGCAATCGAGGATGGCTCTTATGGAGTGTGTAAAGTTTCAGGAAAAGAAATTCCATATGAAAGATTGGAAGCAATTCCAACTGCTCTAACCCTTAAGGAATATAGTCACGACCAATTTATTGCTTCTGATCGCCCAGTCGAAGAAGATGTTCTGGAATTAGCTCATGGAAATCAGTATCGCCATTATGATACTGGTGACGTCAGAGACTATGAAGATAGTTTTCAGGAAGTAGCTCGTTATGGTACTTCTGAAACACCATCAGATTTAAGGGGAGATTTCGAAGATTATGGTAGTCTTTACGATCGAGAAAGTGATGACGAAGGTTTTACAGAGGACTATGAAACATTTGTAGCAACAAATATCGATGGATCTGAGCGAACTGTTTATCGTACGAAAGTCCACGAAAAGTATGAACAAGCATTAGATGACGAAGGAATTGAAGCTCCCTTTGGAGATGTTCCGTACCATGAAACAGATGGCTATACAGAGGATACAGATGAAGAAGAGGAATAA
- a CDS encoding sugar phosphate nucleotidyltransferase: MIRSMLGIIDATTHMEDLEELTAHRTLAALPIGGRYRLIDFVLSNMVNSGIGSVAIFPKYQYRSLMDHLGSGKNWDLDRKRDGLFFFPAPISDANTVGIGSFNHFAANMDYFQRSKQEYALVANCFTVFNMNFSPVLERHLTSGCDITEITNNGSSLEIYLMKKSKLIELIDSRNDTGYTCMKDVVLDINNQLKICEYEYNGYAEKINSISSYYTVSKDILKATVWNQLFIKERPIFTKVKDEPPTRYTSTGEVKNSMIANGCFIEGDITNSIISRAVKLGKGSSLKNCIIMQKCTIGENCHLDSVILDKDVIVESGTVMTGTASSPFVVRKGTVQGALMNS, translated from the coding sequence ATGATTAGATCAATGCTGGGCATAATTGATGCAACAACACATATGGAAGATTTAGAAGAGTTAACTGCTCATCGCACACTTGCTGCACTTCCAATCGGTGGACGATATCGTTTAATTGATTTTGTTCTCTCTAATATGGTGAACTCTGGAATAGGAAGTGTTGCTATTTTTCCAAAATATCAGTATCGCTCTTTAATGGATCACTTAGGATCAGGGAAAAACTGGGACTTAGATAGAAAAAGAGATGGATTATTTTTCTTCCCTGCACCCATTTCAGATGCCAATACGGTTGGAATAGGTTCTTTTAATCACTTTGCTGCAAATATGGATTATTTTCAAAGAAGCAAGCAAGAATATGCATTAGTTGCAAATTGCTTTACTGTGTTTAATATGAATTTTAGTCCTGTATTAGAACGTCATCTCACTTCTGGTTGTGATATAACGGAGATTACCAATAATGGGAGTTCATTAGAAATATATTTAATGAAGAAATCAAAGCTAATAGAATTAATAGATTCAAGGAATGATACGGGTTATACATGTATGAAAGATGTTGTCTTAGATATTAATAATCAGCTAAAAATATGTGAATACGAATATAACGGCTATGCCGAAAAAATAAATTCTATATCTAGCTACTATACTGTAAGCAAAGATATTTTAAAAGCAACAGTATGGAATCAGCTTTTTATCAAAGAGAGACCGATATTTACGAAAGTGAAGGATGAACCACCTACTCGTTATACAAGTACGGGGGAAGTGAAAAATTCTATGATAGCAAATGGATGTTTTATTGAGGGAGATATTACTAATAGTATTATTTCTAGAGCAGTTAAACTTGGTAAAGGCTCAAGTTTGAAAAATTGTATTATTATGCAAAAATGCACTATTGGAGAGAATTGTCATTTGGATTCTGTTATTTTAGATAAGGATGTTATAGTGGAAAGTGGTACAGTGATGACGGGTACTGCTAGTTCTCCATTTGTTGTAAGAAAAGGAACCGTGCAAGGAGCGTTGATGAATTCGTGA
- a CDS encoding isochorismate synthase codes for MNDSRGTMVQTKLRDSVSPTILVSEVKMVEEKMDVLDFFSKFHSYKGKRFFWKDPSGKNMLIGIGICERMECSLGENSYSDVEKKWKRLLENAIVYNQFNHIGIGPVLLGGFSFDPLKEKTELWNGFSEAHFYVPQFMLSEIDGIQFITTNILIQSDKMEQAKEALKKQSFAFDKRIGESTSDSFPSIKEITEVKPEKWKDTVDKVINRLDESLKKVVLARASKVNFTKELVTELVLKNLMQQQSNGYIFALEAYDKCFTGASPERLVKKEGDTVFSTCLAGSIARGNNKEEDNALAEELLSDSKNREEHNYVVKMIKTAMQEVCTTVEMPANPQIMKMRDIQHLYTPVSGKVKETESLISLIKLLHPTPALGGFPRDEALEVIREVEGLDRGLYGAPIGWLDYKGNGEFAVSIRSGLLHGDSATIFAGCGIVADSNPESEYIETAIKFKPMLTALGGK; via the coding sequence ATGAATGATAGCAGAGGAACAATGGTACAAACAAAATTAAGGGATAGTGTTTCTCCTACAATATTAGTTAGTGAAGTTAAAATGGTAGAAGAAAAAATGGATGTTCTCGACTTTTTTTCTAAATTCCATTCCTATAAAGGAAAACGTTTTTTTTGGAAGGATCCTTCTGGGAAAAATATGCTTATAGGAATCGGCATTTGTGAAAGAATGGAATGTTCTTTAGGGGAAAACTCCTATTCTGATGTGGAAAAGAAATGGAAACGGCTGTTGGAAAATGCAATTGTGTATAATCAATTCAATCATATTGGAATCGGTCCGGTCCTTTTAGGGGGCTTTTCCTTTGATCCATTAAAAGAGAAAACAGAACTTTGGAATGGCTTCTCAGAAGCTCATTTTTATGTACCACAGTTTATGTTAAGCGAAATTGATGGAATTCAATTTATTACAACCAATATATTAATTCAATCAGATAAAATGGAACAGGCAAAAGAAGCGTTGAAGAAACAATCTTTTGCTTTTGATAAAAGGATAGGTGAATCAACTTCCGATTCTTTCCCTTCGATTAAAGAGATAACGGAAGTAAAGCCGGAAAAATGGAAAGATACAGTTGATAAAGTAATAAACAGATTAGACGAATCGCTTAAAAAAGTAGTATTAGCTCGAGCGAGTAAAGTCAATTTTACAAAAGAATTAGTTACAGAACTTGTCTTGAAAAATTTAATGCAACAGCAAAGCAATGGTTATATATTTGCTTTAGAGGCTTACGATAAATGCTTTACAGGTGCATCGCCTGAAAGATTGGTGAAAAAAGAAGGAGATACCGTTTTTTCTACATGTCTTGCTGGCTCTATTGCTAGAGGTAATAACAAGGAAGAAGATAATGCCTTAGCAGAAGAGTTGCTTTCTGATTCGAAAAATAGAGAAGAACATAACTATGTTGTTAAAATGATTAAGACCGCCATGCAAGAAGTATGTACCACCGTAGAAATGCCGGCAAATCCGCAAATCATGAAAATGAGAGATATTCAACATCTTTATACGCCGGTTAGTGGAAAAGTGAAGGAAACAGAATCTTTAATTTCCTTAATAAAATTATTGCATCCAACTCCAGCCCTCGGTGGTTTTCCACGTGATGAAGCTTTAGAGGTTATTAGAGAGGTAGAGGGATTGGATAGAGGTCTTTATGGTGCTCCAATTGGCTGGCTTGATTATAAAGGGAATGGGGAATTTGCTGTTAGTATCCGTTCAGGATTATTACATGGGGACAGTGCTACGATTTTTGCTGGCTGTGGTATTGTTGCGGACTCTAATCCTGAATCAGAGTATATCGAAACAGCTATTAAATTTAAGCCGATGCTTACAGCGTTAGGAGGAAAATAA
- the glgA gene encoding glycogen synthase GlgA — MRVLFAVSECVPFIKSGGLADVAGSLPKELKKQGTDVAVIMPKYQDIPAHLLANIKKKRYFYVPVGWRNQYCGIEELEVEGITFYFIDNEWYFKRSGLYGYGDDGERYAFFNRAVLESLPYLDNYPDVIHCHDWHTAMIPFLLNVDYKWKKEYSDIKTVFTIHNLQFQGILPREVLGDLFNVNDYYFTSDKLEFYGNVNLMKGGLISADKITTVSPTYKNEIQTEYYGEKLNNVLKQRESDLYGIINGIDEETYNPETDPVIAANYTVTSLEKKQENKLFIQQKFGLTEDPDIPIICMISRLTSQKGLELVRHVFHEMMEEEVQFLVLGTGDPEFENFFREMEYTYSDKCKAYIGFDENLAHQMYAGADLFLMPSKFEPCGLGQLIALRYGNIPIVRETGGLNDTVFSYNERTKEGNGFSFTNFNAHDMLYTIRRGIHFYKEDKEVWHKLMTNAMSMDNSWAQSAFKYNQLYAELISRSESHVF, encoded by the coding sequence GTGAGAGTATTATTTGCAGTTTCAGAATGTGTACCATTTATAAAATCTGGAGGACTAGCAGATGTAGCTGGTTCTCTTCCAAAGGAACTAAAAAAACAAGGAACAGATGTAGCAGTAATTATGCCAAAATATCAAGATATTCCTGCACATTTACTTGCGAATATAAAGAAGAAAAGATATTTCTATGTGCCAGTAGGTTGGCGTAATCAATATTGCGGAATTGAAGAATTAGAAGTAGAGGGTATCACTTTTTATTTTATTGATAATGAGTGGTATTTTAAGAGAAGTGGCTTATATGGCTATGGGGATGATGGGGAGCGTTATGCATTCTTTAATAGAGCTGTATTAGAGAGTTTACCATATTTAGATAATTATCCAGATGTCATTCATTGTCACGATTGGCATACAGCTATGATTCCTTTCTTATTGAATGTTGACTATAAATGGAAAAAAGAGTACAGCGATATTAAAACTGTTTTTACCATACATAATCTTCAGTTTCAAGGAATATTACCAAGAGAGGTTCTTGGTGATTTATTTAATGTAAATGATTATTATTTTACATCAGATAAACTAGAATTCTATGGAAATGTGAATTTGATGAAGGGAGGACTTATCTCTGCCGATAAAATAACAACAGTAAGTCCTACTTATAAAAACGAAATCCAAACAGAATATTATGGGGAGAAACTGAATAATGTATTAAAGCAGAGAGAGTCTGATTTATACGGTATTATTAATGGTATTGACGAAGAAACATACAATCCAGAAACAGATCCTGTGATAGCTGCTAACTATACGGTTACTTCTTTAGAGAAAAAGCAAGAAAATAAGCTATTCATTCAACAGAAGTTTGGCTTAACGGAAGATCCGGATATTCCAATTATTTGTATGATATCAAGATTAACTAGTCAAAAGGGATTAGAGCTAGTTAGACATGTATTTCATGAAATGATGGAAGAAGAAGTACAGTTTCTAGTGTTAGGAACAGGCGATCCTGAATTTGAAAATTTTTTCCGTGAAATGGAATATACGTATTCAGACAAATGTAAAGCTTATATTGGATTTGATGAAAACTTAGCTCATCAAATGTATGCAGGTGCAGATTTATTTCTAATGCCTTCTAAGTTTGAGCCGTGTGGCTTAGGACAGTTAATTGCTTTGCGATATGGCAATATCCCAATTGTGAGAGAAACAGGTGGACTTAATGACACAGTATTCTCTTATAATGAACGGACGAAAGAAGGGAATGGATTTAGTTTCACCAATTTTAATGCTCATGATATGCTTTACACCATTAGAAGAGGTATTCATTTTTATAAAGAGGATAAAGAAGTATGGCATAAACTAATGACAAATGCGATGTCAATGGATAATAGTTGGGCTCAATCTGCATTCAAATATAATCAATTATATGCAGAGCTTATCTCGAGGAGTGAATCCCATGTTTTCTAA
- the menD gene encoding 2-succinyl-5-enolpyruvyl-6-hydroxy-3-cyclohexene-1-carboxylic-acid synthase, translating to MIHQQQLTAYLDALLSELVKNGVEHAVISPGSRSTPISLLLAEEEAIKLHVHVDERSAAFFALGIAKASKKPTVLVCTSGTAAANYFPAIVEAKISRIPLIVLTADRPHELRDVGAPQAIDQLDLYGKHVKWFMEMSTPDNSPGMIRYAKTVGARAVSMAKQQPSGPVHVNIPLREPLIPDLDNLDRYRLEDKEKPSIRMETGEFRINDSYFLDLAASLDGKGIIICGEIDKDDFSAKIIQLAEKTGFPIIADPLSQLRSNSADTNIIIDTYDIFLRNEKVKSLLKPDVIIRFGSMPISKPLTIFLRENEKAKQIVVDGGSGYRDPNQLTTDMVYCEEEYFCEKLISVISHCSINHYLKKWIDINELTKKELMQTAEIQEISEAKLFHSLGEMIPDDAVLFVGNSMPIRDLDTFFHKQNKKVTIIANRGANGIDGTISTALGVGVIKQPLFLIVGDLTFFHDLNGLVLSKLYKLPITVLLINNNGGGIFSFLPQVDLPRHYELLFGTPLDIDFKHAVEMYKGQYKLIESWQRLEKLFQDSNFEEGLRVWELRTNREKNLLEHRQMTEKIQMVLNQLD from the coding sequence ATGATTCATCAGCAACAGTTAACAGCCTATTTGGATGCACTCCTATCTGAGTTAGTTAAGAATGGAGTAGAACATGCTGTCATTAGTCCTGGTTCGAGATCTACTCCAATTAGTCTTTTGCTTGCAGAAGAGGAAGCAATAAAGCTCCACGTTCATGTGGATGAACGTTCGGCCGCCTTTTTTGCATTAGGGATAGCGAAAGCATCCAAAAAACCGACTGTATTAGTATGTACATCTGGTACTGCTGCGGCTAATTATTTTCCTGCTATCGTAGAGGCTAAAATTTCTCGTATTCCGTTAATAGTACTTACTGCAGATCGTCCACATGAGTTAAGAGATGTAGGCGCACCACAAGCCATTGATCAGCTAGACCTTTATGGAAAACATGTAAAATGGTTTATGGAAATGTCAACACCTGATAATAGTCCCGGAATGATTCGATATGCCAAAACAGTAGGAGCTAGAGCAGTCTCGATGGCAAAGCAGCAACCAAGTGGTCCAGTACATGTGAATATACCATTAAGGGAGCCGTTAATCCCTGATTTAGATAATTTAGACCGCTATCGCTTAGAAGATAAGGAAAAGCCATCCATTCGAATGGAAACAGGTGAATTTAGAATTAATGATTCGTATTTTCTCGACTTAGCAGCTAGTCTTGATGGGAAAGGAATTATAATTTGTGGAGAGATAGATAAAGACGATTTTTCAGCAAAAATAATACAATTGGCTGAAAAGACTGGTTTCCCAATAATTGCTGATCCGCTCTCACAACTGCGAAGCAATAGTGCGGATACGAATATCATTATCGACACATATGATATTTTTTTAAGAAATGAAAAGGTGAAATCTCTATTAAAGCCAGACGTGATAATCCGTTTTGGAAGTATGCCTATCTCTAAGCCACTAACCATTTTCTTAAGAGAAAATGAAAAAGCGAAACAGATAGTAGTAGATGGCGGCAGCGGCTACCGAGATCCTAATCAGTTGACAACTGATATGGTTTATTGTGAAGAAGAATATTTTTGTGAGAAGCTTATCTCTGTTATATCTCATTGCTCAATAAATCACTATTTAAAAAAATGGATAGATATAAATGAGCTAACAAAAAAGGAATTAATGCAAACGGCGGAGATTCAAGAAATTAGTGAGGCGAAGCTCTTTCATAGCTTAGGTGAAATGATTCCTGATGATGCGGTGTTATTTGTAGGAAATAGTATGCCTATTCGCGATTTAGATACTTTCTTTCATAAACAAAATAAAAAAGTTACTATCATTGCAAATAGAGGGGCGAATGGAATTGATGGGACAATATCTACAGCTCTTGGAGTTGGGGTAATTAAACAGCCACTATTTTTAATTGTTGGAGATTTAACTTTTTTCCACGATTTAAATGGATTAGTGCTTTCCAAATTGTATAAATTGCCGATAACTGTGCTGTTAATAAACAATAATGGTGGCGGAATCTTTTCTTTCTTGCCTCAGGTGGATCTTCCAAGACACTATGAGCTATTGTTTGGGACTCCTTTAGATATTGATTTTAAGCATGCAGTAGAAATGTATAAAGGGCAGTACAAACTTATCGAAAGTTGGCAAAGGTTAGAGAAATTATTTCAGGATAGTAATTTTGAAGAAGGCTTGAGAGTTTGGGAACTTCGAACGAATCGAGAAAAAAATCTATTGGAACACCGTCAAATGACGGAGAAGATTCAAATGGTGTTAAATCAACTAGATTAA
- a CDS encoding glucose-1-phosphate adenylyltransferase, whose protein sequence is MGKKRCVAMLLAGGKGSRLYSLTKSLAKPAIPFGGKYRIIDFTLSNCSNSGIETVGVLTQYQPLVLNSYIGIGSAWDLDRVNGGVTVLPPYSESSEVKWYTGTASAIYQNQNYLSQYDPEYVLILSGDHIYKMNYEEMLEYHINKQADASISVIQVGWEEASRFGIMNTNKEMDIIEFEEKPKHPKNNLASMGIYIFKWKVLKELLEEDNLNKNSSHDFGKDIIPLLIEKQKKVVAYPFKGYWKDVGTVQSLWEANMDLLDDTSKLNISDYNWRIYTVNPNHPPQYISSDARVKESMVNEGCIISGNLEKSIVFQGVTVGKGTIIRSSVIMPDAKIGNNVYIKKAIVPSDITIPDGMVIKPNKDVDEVVLVTEEMVNEMIS, encoded by the coding sequence ATGGGAAAGAAACGGTGCGTCGCAATGCTTCTAGCAGGAGGAAAGGGGAGTAGGCTATATTCTTTAACTAAAAGTTTGGCGAAGCCAGCTATACCTTTTGGTGGAAAATATCGAATTATTGACTTCACTTTAAGTAATTGCTCTAATTCTGGAATAGAAACAGTAGGCGTTTTAACGCAATATCAACCGCTAGTTTTAAATTCTTACATTGGAATAGGTAGTGCGTGGGACTTAGATCGTGTTAATGGAGGGGTAACGGTTTTGCCTCCTTATAGTGAATCCTCTGAAGTGAAATGGTACACAGGAACAGCAAGTGCCATTTATCAAAACCAGAATTATTTGTCTCAATATGATCCTGAATATGTCCTTATTTTATCAGGGGATCATATTTATAAAATGAATTACGAGGAGATGCTTGAATATCATATAAACAAGCAAGCAGATGCCTCTATCTCTGTCATTCAAGTAGGATGGGAAGAAGCTAGTAGATTTGGAATTATGAATACAAATAAAGAAATGGACATTATCGAATTCGAGGAGAAACCGAAACATCCAAAGAATAATTTAGCCTCTATGGGAATTTATATTTTCAAATGGAAAGTACTAAAAGAATTACTTGAAGAGGATAACTTAAATAAAAATTCATCACATGATTTTGGGAAGGATATCATCCCTTTATTAATAGAAAAGCAGAAGAAGGTAGTTGCCTACCCATTTAAAGGATATTGGAAAGATGTCGGCACTGTACAAAGTCTTTGGGAAGCAAATATGGATTTATTGGATGATACTAGTAAATTAAATATCTCTGATTATAATTGGAGAATTTATACAGTAAACCCAAACCATCCACCACAATATATTTCTAGTGATGCACGGGTTAAAGAGTCCATGGTGAATGAAGGCTGTATTATTAGTGGAAATCTAGAAAAGTCCATTGTCTTTCAAGGAGTTACTGTAGGAAAGGGGACAATCATTCGGAGTTCTGTGATAATGCCTGATGCAAAGATTGGAAACAATGTATATATTAAGAAGGCTATTGTCCCTTCTGACATTACAATACCAGATGGAATGGTCATTAAACCAAATAAAGATGTAGATGAGGTTGTGCTTGTTACAGAAGAAATGGTTAATGAAATGATTTCCTAA